In one window of Halomarina pelagica DNA:
- a CDS encoding DUF555 domain-containing protein: MDCRVVVEAAVPVYDVASADEAVRIAISKTGDMLNPDLNYVEITMGMRACPHCEGELDPAFVAADEGLVALELEMTVFNVEDDQHAARIARKEIGQRMRNIPLDVLRVDRVGEDGEVDEVDEADEADEVDGAGETEETDGRDPDGVDDVEDVDDGRSDSSE, translated from the coding sequence ATGGACTGTCGTGTCGTTGTCGAGGCCGCCGTTCCGGTGTACGACGTCGCGTCCGCGGACGAGGCAGTCCGCATCGCGATCTCCAAGACCGGAGACATGCTGAATCCAGACCTGAACTACGTGGAGATAACGATGGGAATGCGGGCGTGCCCGCACTGCGAAGGCGAACTCGACCCCGCGTTCGTCGCCGCCGACGAGGGGTTAGTCGCGCTCGAACTGGAGATGACGGTGTTTAACGTCGAGGACGACCAACACGCCGCCCGAATCGCGCGCAAGGAGATCGGTCAGCGAATGCGTAACATCCCCCTCGACGTGCTCCGGGTCGACAGGGTGGGGGAGGACGGCGAAGTGGACGAAGTGGACGAAGCGGACGAAGCGGACGAAGTGGACGGGGCGGGTGAGACGGAGGAGACGGACGGTCGCGATCCGGACGGTGTGGACGACGTGGAAGATGTAGACGACGGGCGTAGCGACTCGTCGGAGTAA
- a CDS encoding UPF0058 family protein, with protein sequence MKKQELIHLHGLLAQVRDHYQQQMETNIEHETYDELGVRPTSIHKSKTEHKRAVFALANGITSELEIVDEQPVSAAAD encoded by the coding sequence ATGAAGAAGCAGGAGCTCATTCACCTTCATGGCCTGCTCGCACAGGTACGAGACCACTACCAGCAGCAGATGGAGACCAACATAGAACACGAGACGTACGACGAACTCGGCGTCCGGCCGACGTCTATTCACAAATCGAAGACAGAACACAAGAGAGCCGTTTTCGCACTCGCTAACGGGATAACCTCCGAACTCGAGATCGTCGACGAACAGCCCGTTTCGGCGGCTGCCGACTGA
- a CDS encoding transcription initiation factor IIB, whose protein sequence is MTDTTIRTYDETVSEADAETEAVESETTCPECGGRLVTDTEHGETVCTDCGLVVEEDSIDRGPEWRAFDSAERDQKSRVGAPTTNMMHDKGLSTNIGWQDKDAYGRALSSRQRAKMQRLRTWNERFRTRDSKERNLKQALGEIDRMASALGLPENVRETASVIYRRALNEDLLPGRSIEGVATSALYAAARQAGTPRSLDEVTMVSRIDKMELTRTYRYIIRQLNLEIKPADPESYVPRFASDLGLSDEVERRARELLKTAREAGLLSGKSPVGLAAAAIYAAALLSNEKVTQSQVSDVANISEVTIRNRYKELLEASEVTAAL, encoded by the coding sequence ATGACAGATACCACGATCCGAACCTACGACGAAACGGTATCCGAAGCGGACGCCGAAACCGAGGCGGTCGAATCGGAGACGACCTGCCCGGAGTGCGGCGGCCGACTCGTTACCGACACCGAACACGGCGAGACAGTCTGTACGGACTGCGGTCTCGTCGTCGAGGAGGACAGCATCGACCGCGGCCCCGAGTGGCGCGCCTTCGACTCCGCCGAGCGCGACCAGAAATCCCGCGTCGGCGCGCCGACGACCAACATGATGCACGACAAGGGCCTGTCGACCAACATCGGCTGGCAGGACAAAGACGCCTACGGGAGGGCCCTGTCGTCGCGCCAGCGGGCGAAGATGCAGCGGTTGCGCACCTGGAACGAGCGCTTCCGCACGCGCGACTCGAAAGAGCGCAACCTCAAGCAGGCGCTCGGCGAGATCGACCGCATGGCCAGCGCCCTCGGCCTCCCCGAGAACGTCCGCGAGACCGCCAGCGTGATCTATCGCCGCGCGCTCAACGAGGACCTCCTGCCCGGTCGCTCCATCGAGGGGGTGGCGACGTCGGCCCTGTACGCCGCCGCCCGCCAGGCCGGCACCCCCCGCAGCCTCGACGAGGTGACGATGGTCTCGCGCATCGACAAGATGGAACTGACCCGGACGTACCGGTACATCATCCGGCAGTTGAACCTGGAGATCAAGCCGGCGGACCCCGAGAGTTACGTCCCGCGCTTCGCCAGCGACCTCGGCCTCTCCGACGAGGTCGAACGCCGCGCCCGCGAACTGCTCAAGACCGCCCGCGAGGCGGGTCTGCTGAGCGGCAAGTCGCCGGTGGGGCTGGCGGCGGCGGCGATCTACGCGGCGGCGCTGCTCTCGAACGAGAAGGTCACCCAGAGCCAGGTCTCCGACGTCGCCAACATCTCCGAGGTCACCATCCGCAACCGGTACAAGGAACTCCTCGAAGCGAGCGAGGTCACGGCGGCGCTATAA
- a CDS encoding DUF7836 family putative zinc-binding protein, translating into MPTETYVRLLCPECGKQWEAAPRDLPAHKDQYHCPNCHATRRMAEFTRTERDLETLKQLG; encoded by the coding sequence ATGCCGACCGAAACGTACGTTCGGTTGCTCTGTCCCGAATGCGGTAAGCAGTGGGAGGCCGCCCCCCGCGACCTGCCGGCGCACAAGGATCAGTATCACTGTCCGAACTGTCACGCCACGCGTCGAATGGCCGAGTTCACGCGGACCGAGCGCGACCTGGAGACGCTGAAACAACTCGGCTGA